One part of the Salinimonas iocasae genome encodes these proteins:
- the ylqF gene encoding ribosome biogenesis GTPase YlqF yields the protein MALHWFPGHMHKALKEIKESLKQVDVLIEVLDARIPFSSENPEIARIRGDKPCIKILNKFDLADPELTARWQTHLESERGVKTITTSSDNPAGSRQIINLIRSVCAQKDAQVKSINAMITGIPNVGKSTLINILAQRTIAKTGNEPAVTKGQQRINLGSGIVLYDTPGVLWPKVENPQSIYRLAASGAVKNTAMEYDDVGFFAADYLIKAYPQVMQSRYQLDELPDTELAFLEAAAKKRGAIMAGGRVNLHKICEILLKELQSGKLGKITLETPEMVTRENQEVAEAAARKKADKEKRKQKFKEGSLTPQKHDRKDKRNEKRKAQSERMKKR from the coding sequence GTGGCTCTACACTGGTTTCCGGGGCATATGCACAAAGCCCTGAAAGAAATAAAGGAATCTCTCAAGCAGGTTGATGTGCTGATAGAAGTGCTTGATGCGCGCATTCCCTTTTCAAGTGAAAATCCAGAAATAGCCCGGATAAGAGGGGATAAGCCCTGCATAAAAATTCTGAACAAGTTTGATCTTGCCGACCCCGAGCTTACCGCTCGCTGGCAAACCCATCTTGAGTCAGAGCGTGGGGTGAAGACGATAACAACATCCAGTGACAACCCTGCCGGAAGCCGTCAGATTATTAACCTTATTCGCAGCGTATGTGCACAGAAAGATGCACAGGTAAAATCTATCAATGCGATGATTACGGGTATTCCTAATGTTGGCAAATCTACGCTGATAAATATTCTGGCCCAGCGCACCATTGCTAAAACAGGTAATGAGCCCGCGGTGACTAAGGGGCAGCAGCGTATAAATTTAGGTAGCGGCATAGTGCTGTATGACACGCCGGGAGTACTGTGGCCTAAAGTAGAAAACCCCCAGTCAATTTATCGTTTGGCGGCATCAGGTGCAGTCAAAAATACCGCAATGGAATATGATGACGTGGGATTTTTCGCTGCAGATTACCTGATAAAGGCGTATCCGCAGGTTATGCAAAGCCGATATCAGCTCGATGAGTTGCCGGATACAGAGCTGGCCTTTTTAGAGGCGGCCGCCAAAAAGCGTGGTGCGATTATGGCCGGCGGCCGGGTCAACCTTCACAAAATTTGCGAGATACTCCTTAAGGAATTGCAATCCGGAAAACTGGGCAAAATTACTCTTGAAACACCAGAAATGGTTACCCGGGAAAACCAGGAAGTGGCAGAAGCGGCAGCCAGAAAAAAAGCAGATAAAGAGAAGCGGAAACAAAAATTTAAAGAGGGCTCTCTGACCCCGCAAAAACATGACCGAAAGGATAAGCGGAATGAAAAACGCAAGGCGCAAAGTGAGCGCATGAAAAAGCGTTAA
- a CDS encoding TrmH family RNA methyltransferase, protein MKLDDVKKLHQKKYRSQFGYYLIEGEHLVLELDKANLNEATREKITLYVTADSQAITERLQQRYSVKLINERQMSQLSGTKTPQGIIACAPLPDEVGRIQSEGERCIYLHEVQDPGNLGTILRSLAWFGGFRLLLSPGSVDPYNAKVVRASMGAIFHVPVELDVKIESLQKRFDSLAYLDMSGNSISDIRFSDFRCYLFGNEARGVPLDALANCNACAFTIKGSGKIDSLNLASAVTLSAYQLSL, encoded by the coding sequence ATGAAACTGGACGATGTTAAAAAGCTGCATCAAAAAAAATACCGCTCTCAGTTTGGTTATTACCTGATTGAAGGTGAACATCTGGTACTGGAACTCGATAAGGCTAACCTGAACGAAGCCACGCGAGAAAAAATCACATTGTATGTGACCGCTGATAGTCAGGCTATTACTGAACGGCTGCAGCAACGCTATTCAGTTAAGCTTATAAATGAACGGCAGATGTCCCAGTTAAGTGGTACAAAAACGCCACAGGGCATTATTGCCTGCGCACCATTACCTGATGAAGTAGGGCGCATACAGTCAGAAGGTGAGCGATGCATTTATCTGCATGAGGTACAGGACCCGGGAAATCTGGGTACCATACTGCGAAGTCTGGCGTGGTTTGGTGGTTTTCGACTGCTATTAAGTCCTGGCAGCGTTGATCCGTACAATGCCAAGGTAGTGCGTGCGAGTATGGGAGCAATATTTCATGTTCCTGTTGAGCTGGATGTTAAGATTGAAAGCCTGCAGAAGCGTTTCGACTCGTTGGCCTATCTGGATATGTCTGGTAACAGTATCAGCGATATCCGGTTCTCCGACTTCAGGTGCTATCTGTTTGGCAATGAAGCACGGGGCGTTCCCCTTGATGCGCTGGCTAACTGTAATGCCTGTGCATTTACTATTAAGGGCAGCGGTAAAATAGACTCTTTAAACCTTGCCAGTGCCGTCACGCTATCGGCTTATCAGCTATCTCTATAG
- a CDS encoding alpha/beta hydrolase, with product MRVGFLLAIVMSVSGCQLAKSPEKTGSVDSGEEIVTAWGAYPSAQAVSFSDVLALRYDKPSVTLQYGNEPLQFGKLWLPDGFSTPPPLVIFVHGGCWLSAYDIEHSYALATALKQAGFAVWAVEYRRTGDPGGVWPGSLEDVLRAIDFIHTQTQIKFDRERVTLAGHSAGGHLAMLAVQASDRNIEHTIGLAPIIDIEKYAMGNNSCQRATIDFMGGTPEQRPSQYRSASLTGAQFQQDVTIFTGDKDSIVPLPDNPLPDVPFISVNNAGHFDWLHPGTPAFAAFIEQLENK from the coding sequence ATGCGCGTTGGGTTCTTATTAGCGATTGTTATGTCTGTAAGCGGGTGTCAGCTTGCTAAGTCGCCTGAAAAAACAGGTAGTGTAGATAGCGGTGAGGAGATTGTAACTGCCTGGGGCGCTTACCCATCTGCACAGGCGGTTAGTTTTTCTGATGTACTTGCGCTTCGTTATGATAAGCCATCTGTGACCCTGCAGTACGGCAATGAACCACTACAGTTTGGAAAGCTCTGGTTACCGGACGGATTCTCAACGCCTCCGCCGCTGGTAATCTTTGTGCATGGCGGGTGCTGGTTGTCTGCCTATGACATCGAGCATAGTTATGCGCTGGCTACGGCATTAAAACAAGCAGGCTTCGCTGTATGGGCTGTTGAGTATCGCCGTACAGGCGATCCGGGAGGAGTCTGGCCGGGAAGTCTTGAGGATGTCCTTCGCGCTATCGACTTTATCCACACGCAAACGCAAATTAAATTTGATCGTGAACGGGTAACACTGGCCGGTCATTCAGCCGGCGGACACCTTGCCATGCTCGCAGTACAGGCTTCCGACAGGAATATAGAGCACACTATTGGCTTAGCGCCAATCATAGATATTGAAAAATATGCTATGGGTAACAATAGTTGCCAGCGTGCCACTATAGATTTCATGGGGGGCACTCCCGAGCAGCGCCCTTCACAATACCGCAGCGCAAGCCTTACTGGTGCCCAATTCCAACAGGATGTGACAATATTTACCGGCGACAAAGACAGTATTGTTCCGCTACCTGATAATCCTTTACCTGATGTACCATTTATCTCTGTAAATAACGCCGGACATTTTGACTGGTTACATCCGGGCACACCGGCCTTTGCGGCTTTCATCGAACAACTGGAAAATAAGTAA
- the kynU gene encoding kynureninase — MTQNIEQLDRLDSLSAIRGHFALPDNTIYLDGNSLGALPKASAERVHDVVNRQWGDDLISAWNKHSWIDLPLTVGDKIAPLLGAASGQVVVTDSISVNLFKLLITALNMQPDRHIVVSEQGNFPTDLYMVQGIEALLGENHCKLNAVPTEALVDALTEDVAVLMLTHINFRSGRIHDMQRLTRLAQAKGILVIWDLAHSAGAVPLELDALHVDFAVGCGYKYLNGGPGAPAFIYAASRHHAHIRQPLSGWMGHANPFAFSESYQPAEGIRQFLTGTPSIIAMAALDAALDVYADTDMQAVRDKSVKLTELFLSLKNEHACLSELELQSPVDTAQRGSQLSFSHKDAYAICQALIEHGVIPDFRAPDIVRFGFTPLYLRYSDIAQAIDVLVTIMDEKRYSHPKYNERSTVT; from the coding sequence ATGACGCAGAACATCGAACAGCTTGATCGTCTCGACTCCCTGTCTGCTATTCGCGGGCACTTCGCGCTGCCTGATAACACCATCTATCTTGATGGAAATTCTTTGGGTGCATTACCCAAAGCAAGCGCTGAACGCGTGCATGATGTTGTAAATCGTCAATGGGGTGATGATTTGATCAGTGCATGGAACAAGCACAGCTGGATAGATCTTCCCCTGACCGTGGGTGATAAAATAGCGCCACTGCTTGGTGCTGCCAGCGGACAGGTGGTGGTCACAGACTCAATCTCTGTAAACCTTTTCAAGTTGCTGATTACCGCATTAAACATGCAACCTGACCGCCATATCGTCGTATCAGAACAGGGCAACTTTCCTACCGACCTGTATATGGTTCAGGGTATTGAGGCATTGCTTGGCGAAAATCACTGCAAACTCAATGCTGTGCCGACAGAAGCGCTGGTTGATGCATTAACTGAGGATGTTGCTGTGCTAATGCTAACGCACATTAACTTTCGTTCCGGTCGCATCCACGATATGCAACGCCTGACCAGGCTTGCACAGGCTAAAGGCATACTGGTCATCTGGGATCTGGCGCATAGCGCAGGCGCGGTTCCACTTGAACTGGATGCACTTCATGTGGACTTTGCTGTGGGGTGCGGATACAAGTACCTCAACGGCGGGCCCGGTGCACCGGCCTTTATCTATGCCGCTTCCAGACACCATGCTCATATCCGGCAACCTTTGAGCGGTTGGATGGGTCATGCCAACCCCTTTGCCTTTTCTGAAAGCTACCAACCTGCAGAGGGAATACGACAATTTCTCACGGGAACCCCGTCAATTATTGCAATGGCGGCGCTGGACGCAGCCCTGGATGTTTATGCTGATACTGATATGCAGGCGGTGAGAGATAAGTCTGTTAAACTGACAGAGCTATTTTTATCGTTGAAAAATGAGCACGCCTGCCTGTCTGAACTAGAATTACAGTCACCTGTTGATACAGCGCAGCGTGGCAGCCAGCTATCTTTTTCGCACAAGGATGCATATGCGATTTGTCAGGCACTAATTGAACATGGCGTGATACCAGACTTTCGGGCACCGGATATCGTCCGGTTCGGCTTTACCCCGCTTTACCTGCGCTACAGTGATATTGCTCAGGCAATAGATGTGTTGGTAACGATTATGGACGAGAAGCGCTACAGTCATCCGAAATACAACGAGCGGTCAACAGTAACCTGA
- a CDS encoding ADP-ribosylglycohydrolase family protein: MNAYSSFLLLFSVLSFPAVSVYAASPPEETLTLSRDVYHDRLEGFWLGQSIANWTGLVTEMDKVGGDGPHGDFYTREDWGTKDEPSIWGQGVPSDLSETIDWVFDKNGMWGADDDTDIEYIYQHLLVKHKTNYLTAQQIQQGWLQHIYSDENTPFTNAQGEKENFLWVSNQTAHDLMRQGVLPPDTSKPENNPHFDMIDAQLTTEIFGLFAPGRPDIALDMARMPILTTAREDARWAAEFYVIMYSLAATLEDVPDTEQVLALAHKARKRLPESSYAAHMYDFVLSLFRKGVPWEAARDAVYQRYQVEQKDGYTVTSRELYCNGCFDSGINFAASLISLFYGEGDYHKTIKIAVLCGWDADNPAATWGGMLGFIMGKKGLEAHFGRTFPGTFNIHRTRKGFANNGIDQFSAMAARGLTIVDRVVADIPGARRDTQKNLWHIPLKNSDIPVARLPANYPFYNKKESKTQ; encoded by the coding sequence ATGAACGCCTATTCCTCTTTCTTGTTGCTCTTCAGTGTCCTTTCATTTCCGGCAGTGTCAGTTTATGCAGCATCGCCCCCCGAAGAAACACTGACGTTATCCCGCGATGTTTATCATGACAGGCTGGAAGGCTTCTGGCTGGGGCAGAGTATTGCCAACTGGACAGGTCTGGTCACCGAAATGGACAAAGTTGGAGGTGATGGGCCCCATGGCGATTTTTATACGCGGGAAGACTGGGGCACAAAGGATGAGCCAAGTATTTGGGGGCAGGGCGTTCCCAGTGATTTATCGGAAACGATTGACTGGGTGTTTGATAAAAACGGCATGTGGGGGGCTGATGATGATACTGATATTGAGTATATCTATCAGCACCTGCTGGTGAAGCACAAAACAAATTACCTGACTGCTCAGCAAATACAACAAGGCTGGCTGCAGCATATCTATTCTGATGAAAATACACCATTCACCAATGCACAAGGTGAAAAAGAAAACTTTCTCTGGGTGTCCAATCAGACCGCGCACGATCTTATGCGTCAGGGCGTATTACCGCCTGATACCAGCAAGCCAGAGAACAACCCACACTTTGATATGATTGATGCGCAACTAACTACTGAAATATTTGGGCTGTTTGCGCCGGGGCGTCCGGATATTGCGCTGGATATGGCACGTATGCCAATTTTGACGACTGCCAGAGAAGATGCCCGATGGGCAGCAGAATTTTACGTAATTATGTATTCCCTTGCCGCAACGCTTGAGGATGTTCCGGATACGGAACAGGTATTGGCGCTGGCACACAAAGCACGAAAGAGGTTGCCTGAATCATCGTATGCTGCACATATGTATGACTTTGTGCTTAGCCTGTTCCGTAAAGGCGTGCCGTGGGAAGCTGCCAGAGATGCCGTTTATCAGCGTTATCAGGTGGAGCAAAAAGACGGATATACAGTAACTTCCCGTGAGCTTTACTGTAATGGATGTTTTGACTCGGGGATCAATTTTGCAGCCAGCCTGATAAGCCTGTTTTACGGTGAAGGCGACTATCACAAGACAATTAAAATAGCGGTGCTTTGTGGCTGGGATGCGGATAATCCGGCAGCAACCTGGGGAGGAATGCTCGGGTTTATAATGGGCAAAAAAGGGCTTGAAGCGCATTTTGGCCGGACGTTTCCGGGGACATTCAACATTCACCGTACCCGCAAAGGGTTTGCAAATAATGGTATTGACCAGTTTTCAGCCATGGCTGCACGTGGTCTGACTATTGTCGACAGGGTCGTTGCCGATATTCCCGGCGCTCGGAGAGATACACAGAAAAATCTGTGGCATATTCCCCTCAAAAATTCAGACATTCCCGTGGCAAGGCTTCCTGCTAACTATCCCTTTTACAATAAAAAGGAAAGTAAAACGCAGTGA
- a CDS encoding mechanosensitive ion channel family protein, whose translation MDDISDLTPRETLENTVVSIVHSFIEHLPYLFAGLLILLLTWLVAYLIGKVVRKLTRHMRQSLSELFERLSHIGIWALGLLLAAMVVFPGLTPAKALGGLGLASIAIGFAFKEIFENFFAGVLLLWKYPFEKGDFIECQSILGKVENISVRMTTIRKTNGELVVVPNSFLFKNAVNVLTDQDKRRITIMTGVAYSEDADHAVSLLQQALSQCETVDQQHPIQIFLNGFGDSSIDIEVTWWTGPTPLDHRRSRSEVVSTVKRTLDEAGIEIPFPYRTMTFKEPLEINQKPFKSD comes from the coding sequence ATGGATGATATAAGTGATTTAACACCCCGGGAAACGCTGGAAAATACAGTTGTATCCATCGTTCACAGTTTTATAGAGCACTTACCTTATCTTTTCGCCGGACTCCTTATTTTGCTATTGACCTGGCTGGTCGCTTACCTTATTGGCAAAGTTGTCAGAAAGCTGACCCGCCATATGCGGCAGTCGCTCAGCGAACTGTTTGAGCGTCTTTCTCATATCGGCATCTGGGCTTTAGGCTTACTGCTTGCTGCTATGGTGGTATTTCCGGGGCTGACACCGGCTAAAGCTCTGGGCGGTTTGGGACTGGCCTCTATTGCCATCGGCTTTGCATTTAAAGAGATATTCGAAAACTTTTTTGCTGGTGTACTGTTGTTATGGAAGTATCCTTTTGAAAAAGGTGATTTTATTGAATGCCAGTCTATTTTAGGAAAAGTAGAAAATATATCAGTGCGTATGACAACAATACGTAAAACCAACGGCGAACTGGTAGTCGTTCCAAACTCCTTTCTCTTTAAAAATGCAGTTAATGTACTGACGGACCAGGACAAGCGCCGGATCACTATAATGACGGGTGTAGCATACTCAGAAGATGCCGACCATGCAGTCAGTTTACTGCAGCAGGCTTTATCCCAATGCGAGACTGTAGATCAACAGCATCCCATTCAGATATTTCTTAATGGTTTCGGAGACAGCAGTATTGATATTGAGGTCACCTGGTGGACAGGGCCGACTCCATTGGATCACAGACGCTCCCGGAGCGAAGTTGTCAGCACTGTGAAACGTACCCTCGATGAGGCGGGTATAGAAATTCCGTTCCCTTATCGCACAATGACGTTTAAAGAACCGCTTGAGATCAATCAAAAGCCTTTTAAATCGGACTGA
- a CDS encoding M28 family metallopeptidase, translated as MVRKLIASAVLLTSTMAVNAADNKLSHIGQSLNLDNFRKDVKTLASDEFEGRAPLSKGEDKTIDYLVSQFKEIGLEPAFGESYIQKVPLARILADQDFSLQMGGMTFENGSEFVARTQRISETIKIDNDVVFVGYGINAPENNWNDYEGVDVEGKTVIVLVNDPGFSSGKPDFFTGNAMTYYGRWTYKYEEAARQGAEAVFIVHETMPAGYGWGVVQAGGTTAKFTLVDNNNNQSQVGVMGWMHLRAAQKVFEAAGMNYREMKKAAGQRGFEAVDLNQTAQLTLDNTIEHKESRNVAAILPGSESPDEWVALHAHWDALGKGMENGKEVVLNGAVDNASGTAGVLELARVFKEQAKENPYKRTMMFGAFTAEETGLIGAKHFAQNPPIPAKDIVAFLNIDGMNVNDATDYTLQYGDNVSELEDYVEEVAKSQGRTVKPDPRPQNGLFFRSDHFAAAREGIPSYLFMSLGDTDPQFIANRYHKSGDDYFESWTLGGVKQDLDLIGQIMAKLADNGDWPQWTGDSDFKDARKASGR; from the coding sequence ATGGTCAGAAAACTCATCGCTAGCGCGGTGCTGCTAACCAGCACGATGGCAGTTAATGCCGCTGATAACAAACTGTCACATATCGGACAGTCATTAAATCTCGATAATTTCCGCAAAGATGTTAAAACACTCGCCAGCGATGAATTTGAAGGTCGAGCTCCGCTGTCAAAGGGTGAGGATAAGACCATCGACTATTTGGTCAGTCAATTCAAAGAAATTGGTCTTGAGCCTGCCTTCGGGGAAAGTTATATACAAAAAGTACCGCTGGCGAGAATTCTGGCAGATCAGGATTTCTCTTTACAAATGGGTGGGATGACATTCGAAAACGGCAGCGAATTTGTCGCGCGTACACAACGCATCAGCGAAACCATTAAAATTGATAATGATGTGGTCTTTGTGGGTTATGGCATCAATGCCCCCGAGAATAACTGGAATGACTACGAGGGTGTGGATGTAGAGGGCAAAACGGTTATTGTTTTGGTCAATGACCCGGGCTTTTCTTCAGGTAAACCGGACTTTTTCACCGGCAATGCTATGACTTACTATGGCCGCTGGACTTATAAGTATGAAGAAGCTGCGCGGCAGGGCGCTGAAGCTGTGTTTATTGTTCATGAAACTATGCCAGCCGGCTATGGCTGGGGTGTTGTTCAGGCGGGGGGCACCACAGCTAAGTTTACTCTGGTTGATAACAATAATAATCAATCCCAGGTAGGAGTGATGGGGTGGATGCATTTGCGTGCTGCGCAAAAAGTGTTTGAAGCTGCCGGTATGAACTATCGCGAGATGAAGAAAGCCGCAGGTCAACGAGGCTTTGAAGCGGTTGACCTGAATCAGACAGCTCAGTTGACGCTGGATAATACCATCGAGCACAAAGAATCCCGTAATGTTGCGGCTATTTTGCCGGGCAGTGAGTCACCCGATGAGTGGGTGGCGCTGCACGCGCACTGGGACGCGCTGGGTAAAGGGATGGAGAACGGTAAAGAAGTCGTCCTGAACGGAGCGGTTGACAATGCTTCTGGTACTGCCGGTGTTTTGGAACTGGCTCGCGTATTTAAAGAGCAGGCCAAAGAGAATCCCTATAAACGCACGATGATGTTTGGGGCGTTTACCGCCGAAGAAACGGGTTTGATTGGTGCAAAACATTTTGCACAGAATCCGCCAATTCCCGCAAAGGATATTGTGGCGTTTTTAAATATCGATGGGATGAATGTCAATGATGCTACCGATTACACGCTGCAGTATGGCGATAATGTTTCAGAGCTAGAAGACTACGTAGAGGAAGTGGCTAAATCCCAGGGACGAACCGTTAAGCCTGATCCAAGACCGCAAAACGGACTATTTTTCCGCTCTGATCATTTTGCTGCTGCCCGTGAAGGTATTCCTTCTTACCTTTTCATGAGTTTGGGTGACACTGATCCGCAGTTTATCGCTAATCGCTACCATAAAAGTGGTGACGACTATTTTGAAAGCTGGACCCTGGGCGGCGTAAAACAGGACTTAGATCTTATCGGTCAAATCATGGCAAAACTTGCAGATAATGGTGACTGGCCGCAGTGGACAGGCGACTCAGACTTTAAAGATGCCAGAAAAGCATCCGGAAGATAA
- a CDS encoding MFS transporter, whose translation MRAFISLYIANFFLVGGMGLLTTYLALYLGQQNVSTLWIGALTGLYYLGLLFGAKVGYFLIKSVGHIRSFAACTAAVTACVSLHGVIDNLYIWLALRLVVGIGMMCNFMILESWLNEQASHEQRGRVFSVYMITSYLGTVVGQLVLSQFPELGYAPLFLVCFVVSVGIVPIALTRRIHPKPLKPLQVGLFSYFKTVPQSLTAMAFAGIINGSFYGLAPVFASKAGFDAHGIALFMSVSIIAGLLAQWPMGALSDKVRRSLLLRFNALALLLICSLFMMNNLSQAHMLALTFLFGTFAFTLYPLASALANSRVTDDERVGVSAALLVVFGAGAGVGSVALAQVMTLFGHQALYGAIAILCAMMFAVLMLINSRQNAERMAHSDYVVSASDVTQSPLAATLDPRIEEDIAQEQLFVTEVAEPEEIGPPKN comes from the coding sequence TTGCGCGCATTCATTTCTTTATATATCGCTAACTTTTTTCTGGTTGGTGGCATGGGTTTGCTGACCACCTATCTGGCCCTGTATCTGGGGCAGCAAAACGTGTCCACGCTTTGGATAGGCGCATTAACAGGACTGTATTATCTGGGATTATTGTTCGGTGCCAAGGTTGGCTATTTCCTGATTAAGTCAGTCGGCCATATACGGTCTTTTGCAGCCTGTACTGCCGCTGTCACGGCATGTGTTTCTCTGCACGGTGTTATCGATAACTTGTATATCTGGCTTGCTCTGAGACTCGTGGTAGGTATCGGAATGATGTGCAACTTTATGATTCTGGAAAGCTGGCTGAACGAGCAGGCCAGTCACGAGCAGCGAGGGCGCGTCTTTTCGGTTTACATGATTACCTCTTATCTGGGGACGGTGGTCGGACAGTTGGTATTATCTCAGTTTCCAGAACTAGGGTATGCCCCGTTATTTCTGGTGTGTTTTGTCGTTTCTGTTGGCATCGTGCCTATCGCGTTAACTCGTCGTATTCACCCTAAACCGCTTAAACCTCTACAGGTTGGTTTGTTCTCTTACTTTAAGACGGTACCGCAGTCACTTACCGCCATGGCGTTTGCCGGCATTATTAATGGTAGCTTTTATGGTTTGGCACCTGTTTTTGCCAGCAAAGCCGGCTTCGATGCGCATGGGATAGCACTATTTATGTCGGTCTCAATCATCGCAGGTCTGCTCGCGCAATGGCCAATGGGCGCGCTTTCGGACAAAGTGCGTCGAAGCTTACTATTACGCTTTAATGCGCTGGCGCTACTGCTCATTTGCTCGTTATTTATGATGAATAACCTCAGTCAGGCGCATATGCTGGCACTAACATTTCTGTTTGGCACCTTTGCTTTTACGCTGTACCCACTCGCCTCAGCACTTGCCAATTCCCGCGTGACTGATGATGAGCGCGTCGGCGTTTCGGCTGCACTGCTGGTAGTATTTGGCGCCGGGGCCGGTGTCGGCTCCGTCGCGCTTGCACAGGTGATGACACTGTTCGGACATCAGGCCCTATACGGTGCTATTGCGATACTCTGTGCCATGATGTTTGCTGTACTCATGCTTATCAACAGCCGTCAGAATGCTGAGCGTATGGCGCATTCAGATTATGTGGTCAGTGCGTCAGATGTTACCCAGTCCCCCCTTGCTGCAACACTGGATCCACGTATTGAGGAGGATATTGCGCAGGAGCAGCTATTTGTTACCGAAGTGGCAGAACCAGAAGAAATCGGACCTCCGAAAAATTAA
- a CDS encoding DUF3313 family protein codes for MIKISLLSSLAVRLLMICAVSLCAVGCAGIPEDQSPQGAMSHDGLLTVKSEKGIQIQVKQDLNWGRYDNVIIDKSHVAFTPNWARDYNRDHSAGRVREADMDQIRERVSDIVNKSVTERFVEAPGITVTSQADENTLQITPNVINLDVSAPDLNSAGINRTYSRSAGSLTIFLEIHDATTGEILARWIEDLEDREDMYLEWTNRATNTADARRVVNRWADELVAGFNALRVQRPLSPTN; via the coding sequence GTGATAAAAATAAGTTTACTATCAAGCCTGGCAGTACGGTTGTTGATGATTTGTGCGGTGTCACTTTGTGCAGTTGGCTGCGCAGGCATTCCTGAAGACCAGTCGCCGCAGGGCGCTATGTCACATGATGGACTACTGACTGTGAAATCTGAAAAAGGTATACAGATTCAGGTCAAGCAAGATCTCAACTGGGGAAGGTATGATAATGTCATTATAGATAAAAGCCATGTGGCCTTCACACCTAACTGGGCGCGAGATTATAACCGCGACCACAGTGCGGGCAGGGTGCGTGAAGCGGATATGGACCAGATTCGAGAGAGAGTAAGCGATATTGTGAATAAATCGGTTACTGAGCGTTTTGTTGAAGCACCGGGAATAACAGTGACTAGCCAGGCTGACGAGAATACTTTGCAGATTACTCCAAATGTAATCAATCTTGACGTTAGTGCACCTGATTTAAATAGCGCTGGAATCAATCGGACATATTCGCGTTCAGCCGGTAGCCTGACAATATTTTTGGAAATCCATGATGCAACAACCGGAGAAATACTGGCGCGATGGATTGAAGATCTCGAAGATCGCGAAGACATGTATCTGGAGTGGACCAACCGGGCAACAAATACAGCAGATGCCCGCCGTGTGGTTAATCGCTGGGCCGATGAACTGGTTGCAGGCTTTAATGCATTGCGTGTACAAAGGCCGCTTTCACCAACAAATTAG
- a CDS encoding deoxyguanosinetriphosphate triphosphohydrolase yields MNTHGRNEFQLPLPLDSGVVPQPKPRSWRYLLADTISFSKEIEDGIRIQKPERAKVAAWLIRLIQCGQCETIYVENLRLTKSEKQRIDTLCESRPVSVVNICVNKGAAKNIVVGPW; encoded by the coding sequence ATGAATACACACGGACGCAATGAATTTCAGTTACCCCTTCCACTGGACAGTGGCGTAGTTCCCCAGCCAAAGCCTCGTAGTTGGCGTTACCTGTTGGCAGATACCATCAGCTTTTCCAAAGAGATTGAAGATGGTATTCGTATTCAAAAGCCTGAGCGTGCAAAAGTAGCAGCGTGGCTAATCCGGCTGATTCAATGTGGTCAGTGCGAAACTATCTACGTTGAAAACCTGCGCTTAACCAAAAGCGAGAAGCAGCGGATAGATACGCTGTGCGAGTCCAGACCTGTCTCAGTGGTCAATATTTGTGTTAACAAAGGTGCTGCGAAAAATATTGTGGTAGGCCCATGGTAA
- a CDS encoding YchJ family protein, which produces MVKADMDCYCCSGISFEKCCEPIIKKRASAESAEALMRSRFTAYCLGDYQYIFDTYATSQRSDLSVEALAKSAEDTRWFALKARPVSGTNNYVEFSAFYIENKKTGVLHETSQFVFENDEWRYSTGTIHSDTGMIKLGRNDACPCGSTKKYKQCCMRLIK; this is translated from the coding sequence GTGGTGAAAGCAGATATGGATTGCTATTGCTGTTCTGGCATCTCATTTGAAAAATGTTGCGAACCCATTATTAAAAAAAGAGCGTCGGCCGAATCTGCCGAAGCGTTGATGCGATCAAGATTCACAGCCTACTGTTTAGGTGATTATCAATATATTTTTGATACATACGCAACCTCTCAAAGAAGTGACCTCTCAGTAGAAGCGCTTGCGAAAAGTGCCGAAGATACAAGGTGGTTTGCTTTGAAGGCGCGTCCGGTCAGCGGAACGAATAATTACGTCGAGTTTTCTGCGTTTTACATCGAAAACAAAAAAACAGGGGTATTACACGAAACGTCTCAGTTTGTTTTTGAAAACGATGAGTGGCGTTACAGTACCGGCACGATTCATTCCGATACGGGTATGATTAAATTAGGCAGAAACGACGCCTGTCCTTGTGGTAGCACTAAAAAATACAAACAGTGTTGCATGCGTCTGATTAAATAG